From Bacillus pumilus, one genomic window encodes:
- a CDS encoding threonine synthase: protein MNQLICNHCGKKYEMTPTLWKCDCGGVLNLVKDTPKIDVAAWDHYPNSLWRYVETMPFSKGSKTWETVTMGEGQSPLIVLDPNEPNTYVKVDYMMPTLSFKDRGAAVLMTKAKELGVSKVIADSSGNAGTAIAAYAARCGIACDIYLSDETSPKKVAQIKAHGATIKEIRGTREDIAAAAQKAVDNENVFYASHVYNPYFFEGTKTYAYEIYEQLKGAPDTLIIPVGNGTLLLGAYYGFKELFENGLIHKIPKIVAIQAKNCAPLVKAYQNAKGLASPVTNKGTLAEGIAIAAPARSKQILEAVQDTNGTFIDIKEDEILNARSKLSEKGFYVEVTSAVNFAGYMKYQKESEETIVIPLCGAGIKSK, encoded by the coding sequence ATGAATCAATTGATTTGTAACCATTGCGGGAAAAAGTATGAGATGACACCAACTCTATGGAAATGTGATTGTGGTGGAGTATTAAATCTGGTGAAAGATACTCCGAAAATAGATGTTGCAGCTTGGGATCACTATCCAAACTCATTATGGCGTTATGTTGAAACCATGCCATTTTCAAAAGGTTCTAAGACTTGGGAAACTGTCACAATGGGGGAGGGTCAATCACCTTTAATCGTTCTAGATCCTAATGAGCCAAACACTTATGTAAAAGTTGATTATATGATGCCGACCTTATCCTTTAAAGACCGAGGAGCCGCTGTTTTGATGACAAAAGCTAAGGAACTCGGGGTATCAAAAGTGATTGCTGATAGTAGCGGGAATGCAGGAACGGCGATTGCAGCTTATGCAGCACGTTGTGGTATTGCCTGTGACATCTATCTAAGCGATGAAACTTCGCCTAAAAAGGTCGCTCAAATAAAAGCACATGGAGCAACGATTAAAGAAATTCGCGGTACACGAGAGGACATTGCAGCTGCGGCACAAAAGGCAGTAGACAATGAAAACGTTTTTTATGCAAGCCATGTGTATAATCCTTATTTTTTTGAAGGAACAAAAACATATGCCTACGAAATCTATGAGCAACTAAAAGGAGCACCTGATACTTTAATCATTCCGGTTGGAAACGGTACTCTCCTCCTAGGTGCATATTATGGCTTTAAAGAGTTATTTGAAAATGGTCTCATTCATAAAATACCGAAAATCGTTGCCATACAAGCGAAAAACTGTGCACCACTTGTGAAAGCTTATCAAAATGCGAAAGGATTAGCATCACCTGTGACGAATAAAGGGACCTTAGCAGAAGGGATAGCAATTGCAGCCCCAGCTCGCTCCAAACAAATTTTAGAAGCTGTACAAGATACCAATGGTACGTTTATTGATATTAAAGAAGATGAGATTCTAAATGCACGCTCTAAACTAAGTGAGAAAGGATTTTATGTGGAAGTGACATCTGCAGTTAATTTTGCTGGCTACATGAAATATCAAAAGGAATCAGAAGAAACCATTGTCATACCTCTTTGTGGTGCAGGGATTAAATCAAAATAA
- a CDS encoding DUF4870 domain-containing protein — MRENKILSSLCYFSIFFAPFLFPIIVYFLGKDEVKYHAKKSLWTHFIPYLIFGIGILGSGLLGMNDIRHAGPFLIATYAVTFLVAIYFFIWNIVKGIKVFSE, encoded by the coding sequence TTGAGAGAAAATAAAATTTTGTCTTCATTATGTTACTTCAGTATCTTTTTTGCGCCATTTTTGTTTCCGATTATCGTCTATTTCTTAGGGAAGGACGAAGTGAAATATCATGCGAAAAAATCGCTATGGACACATTTTATTCCTTATTTGATTTTTGGCATTGGTATCCTTGGTTCAGGTTTACTTGGCATGAACGATATCAGACATGCTGGTCCGTTCTTAATTGCAACGTATGCTGTGACATTCCTTGTGGCGATCTACTTCTTCATTTGGAACATTGTCAAAGGCATTAAAGTGTTTTCAGAATAA
- a CDS encoding ArsR/SmtB family transcription factor, with product MTSDVSIGLLHMSNCLKILSDQTRLIMMKLFLEKEYCVCELVDMFEMSQPAISQHLRKLKKAGFVHENRKGQWRYYSINTLSPEFETIRIILNQIDKEDDLLKSIQHKATNISCS from the coding sequence GTGACTTCAGATGTTTCAATTGGTTTGTTACATATGTCGAATTGTTTAAAAATACTCAGTGATCAAACAAGACTCATTATGATGAAATTGTTTTTGGAGAAGGAATATTGTGTTTGTGAACTGGTAGATATGTTCGAAATGAGTCAACCAGCGATTAGTCAGCATTTACGAAAATTAAAAAAAGCTGGATTTGTTCATGAGAACAGAAAAGGGCAGTGGCGTTATTATTCAATCAATACACTGTCTCCAGAATTTGAGACGATTCGTATCATCTTAAATCAAATTGATAAAGAAGATGACCTTTTAAAAAGTATACAACATAAAGCAACAAACATTTCTTGTTCGTAA
- a CDS encoding RidA family protein produces the protein MKSILEVGNLKSNGHYAFATIHQNTVYVSGQFAINPETREKEFGPIEEETLQALKNVEMIVEAAGSKKEKILRMTLYISNIHLWDKVDAVYTNFFGEHKPARTIVPTNELHFGFKIEIDAIAYI, from the coding sequence ATGAAAAGCATACTCGAGGTAGGAAATCTAAAATCAAACGGACACTATGCATTCGCAACCATTCATCAAAACACGGTTTATGTTTCAGGACAATTTGCCATCAATCCCGAAACGAGAGAAAAAGAGTTCGGCCCCATTGAAGAAGAGACATTACAAGCGCTTAAGAATGTAGAGATGATTGTAGAGGCTGCTGGAAGTAAAAAAGAGAAGATCTTGCGCATGACATTATACATTTCGAATATTCATTTATGGGACAAAGTAGATGCTGTTTATACTAATTTTTTCGGTGAACATAAACCAGCACGTACTATTGTACCAACGAATGAATTACATTTTGGTTTCAAAATTGAAATTGATGCCATTGCATATATTTAA
- a CDS encoding helix-turn-helix transcriptional regulator, whose product MEHMKNLLESYIPLAKSTAKMFGPNCEVVIHDLTNPQASVMFTVNNHVTGREIGQSFDHLVKTVLQSEDFKEDYLAGYTFVTEGKRTIRSSTSLIRDSKQKVIGAFCINFDVEALNQMQQFMDTFLSTQVEAQEKETTSNDDLENVEEIVDQLIQQIIQNSVHPVMKRHEKIELIKFMDEKGIFLMKGSVEKVASMLGISKVTVYSYLDEIKNKSR is encoded by the coding sequence ATGGAACATATGAAGAATTTATTAGAGAGTTATATTCCTTTAGCAAAATCTACTGCAAAAATGTTTGGACCAAATTGCGAAGTGGTTATTCATGATTTAACGAACCCTCAAGCATCTGTCATGTTTACAGTAAATAACCATGTGACAGGAAGAGAAATCGGCCAATCATTTGATCATCTAGTAAAGACTGTATTACAATCAGAAGATTTTAAAGAAGATTATCTGGCTGGTTATACATTTGTAACAGAAGGTAAGCGTACGATTCGTTCTTCGACTTCATTAATACGTGATTCAAAGCAAAAGGTGATTGGTGCTTTCTGTATCAATTTTGATGTTGAAGCACTAAATCAAATGCAGCAATTTATGGATACTTTTCTTTCTACACAAGTGGAAGCTCAAGAGAAAGAAACAACATCAAATGATGATCTTGAAAATGTGGAAGAAATAGTAGATCAATTGATTCAACAAATCATTCAAAACAGTGTTCATCCAGTCATGAAACGTCATGAAAAAATTGAACTAATTAAATTTATGGATGAAAAGGGCATCTTTTTAATGAAAGGATCTGTTGAGAAGGTCGCATCTATGTTAGGCATTTCCAAAGTAACCGTCTATAGCTATTTGGATGAAATCAAAAATAAATCGAGGTAA
- a CDS encoding FAD-dependent oxidoreductase translates to MQALSKKQKQIAIIGGGPGGLTLALILQNYGIQTTIYEREMHDKSLERGGSLDIHEETGQKALKEAGVYEKFQKNARYEGEDFRLFDKAGRIYLDEETESHEKGTRPEIDRGVLCEMLLDQIDAENIKYGYKLDRCVSVENGMTELHFENGVVETVDLLIGADGAFSRVRPLLTDIDIEYSGLTMLELNVLNVEVNHPDLAEFNKRGKMFALADHKGIIGQLNGDGRIKVYASLMVERSWIETCGIPFNQANEAKEPLLELFSDWDDQLKNYIRYAEDVIIPRRIYTLPVGFKWNRHKGVTLIGDAAHVMTPFAGEGVNMAMFDAMELALAIVRNPNDIEKAIEEYEEMMYEYSSEKAQESENSLKLCFSKDAAVKLADMMNSFQVNGD, encoded by the coding sequence ATGCAGGCATTATCTAAAAAACAAAAGCAAATCGCTATCATTGGAGGAGGACCAGGAGGGCTAACACTCGCCTTAATTCTGCAAAATTACGGTATACAAACAACCATCTATGAACGGGAGATGCATGACAAGAGTCTTGAAAGAGGAGGCTCACTGGATATTCACGAAGAAACAGGTCAAAAAGCCTTAAAGGAAGCAGGAGTTTATGAGAAATTTCAAAAGAACGCTCGCTATGAAGGAGAAGATTTCCGGTTATTTGATAAAGCAGGAAGAATTTATCTAGACGAAGAAACTGAATCACATGAAAAAGGCACTCGGCCAGAAATTGATCGTGGTGTTTTGTGTGAAATGCTGTTAGATCAAATTGATGCTGAAAACATCAAATACGGATATAAACTAGATAGATGTGTTTCAGTAGAAAACGGCATGACAGAACTTCATTTTGAAAACGGGGTTGTCGAGACGGTTGACCTTTTGATTGGGGCAGATGGTGCATTTTCTCGTGTACGTCCGCTGTTAACAGATATTGATATTGAATACTCCGGGCTCACAATGCTGGAACTGAATGTCCTCAACGTAGAGGTGAACCACCCTGATTTAGCTGAATTTAATAAACGTGGTAAGATGTTTGCTTTAGCAGATCACAAAGGAATTATTGGTCAGTTAAACGGAGATGGACGAATAAAAGTGTATGCAAGCCTTATGGTAGAACGCAGCTGGATCGAGACTTGTGGCATTCCATTTAATCAAGCGAATGAAGCGAAAGAACCATTATTAGAGTTATTTAGTGATTGGGATGATCAGCTGAAAAATTATATTCGTTATGCAGAAGATGTCATCATTCCAAGACGTATTTATACGCTTCCTGTCGGTTTTAAATGGAACCGTCATAAAGGAGTAACGCTTATCGGTGATGCAGCCCATGTCATGACACCATTCGCAGGTGAGGGTGTAAACATGGCGATGTTTGATGCAATGGAGCTTGCACTTGCTATTGTCCGAAATCCTAATGATATTGAAAAGGCTATTGAAGAGTACGAAGAAATGATGTATGAATATTCATCGGAAAAGGCTCAGGAATCGGAGAATAGTTTAAAACTGTGTTTTTCAAAAGACGCTGCGGTCAAGCTTGCAGATATGATGAATTCTTTTCAAGTAAACGGTGATTGA
- a CDS encoding pentapeptide repeat-containing protein — MGIAKIEAVFTNCEFSSCDMRGMTLENAMFIDCTFYQCRFNDRVLQAANIS, encoded by the coding sequence GTGGGCATTGCCAAAATCGAAGCCGTTTTCACCAATTGCGAATTCTCCTCCTGCGATATGAGAGGAATGACATTGGAGAATGCTATGTTTATCGATTGTACTTTTTATCAATGTAGATTCAATGACCGCGTTTTACAGGCAGCGAATATCAGCTAG
- a CDS encoding choline esterase translates to MKRYDTFPEPIGSYTAARTQMDFEYTASDDSKRELTAFVYYPSDSSEGKTPSTYMFPEVYEMLHEQPLVTEYLKEKNFFSIDIKTHCYDDLALSGKKKRYPVLFYVCGGGGSPEWGTAICTDLASLGYVVVSIGHQNSTMYKRKDGKLLNVSKDFSDVIMAFSEDPEMMELAGKMKMRPDDETAIEMCRNVLALPIINQLTLYSERQAEDVRYVADHLHKLNSEELDSIFHDRLMLDVGMGIVGHSYGGPTAAVVCRDDDRFACGIGLDSGAFGLLDSDLNKPFLLLFSEPNYHMNAIIGANNSMVTYYFSVDRAAHLDYCDIVFTGVDEQLRGTREAVEMRNLVTDYTKTFFDHYILQNAARVESLSYDGVDLIKKTSNK, encoded by the coding sequence ATGAAAAGGTATGACACATTCCCAGAACCAATCGGCAGCTATACCGCCGCTCGTACCCAGATGGATTTTGAGTACACAGCATCAGATGACTCAAAAAGAGAATTGACCGCGTTTGTGTACTATCCGTCCGATAGCAGCGAAGGGAAGACTCCATCAACGTACATGTTTCCTGAAGTCTACGAAATGCTTCATGAGCAGCCACTTGTCACTGAGTATCTGAAAGAGAAGAATTTTTTCTCTATCGATATCAAGACTCATTGTTACGACGACCTTGCTCTTTCTGGGAAGAAAAAGCGCTATCCAGTGTTATTTTATGTTTGCGGCGGGGGCGGTTCACCGGAATGGGGGACAGCCATCTGTACAGACCTGGCAAGCCTGGGTTATGTTGTCGTCAGTATCGGCCATCAGAATAGCACAATGTATAAACGGAAAGATGGGAAGCTGTTGAATGTATCAAAGGATTTTTCGGATGTCATTATGGCGTTTTCTGAAGATCCGGAGATGATGGAGCTGGCTGGCAAGATGAAGATGCGGCCTGATGATGAAACGGCCATTGAGATGTGCCGTAACGTCCTGGCTCTGCCAATCATTAATCAGTTAACATTATATAGTGAACGACAGGCAGAAGATGTAAGGTACGTAGCCGATCATCTTCACAAACTAAACTCTGAAGAATTGGATTCTATCTTTCATGACAGACTGATGCTTGACGTCGGCATGGGCATCGTCGGACACTCTTATGGAGGACCTACGGCAGCGGTTGTTTGCAGGGATGACGACCGGTTTGCCTGCGGGATTGGCTTGGATAGCGGGGCATTCGGCCTTCTCGACAGCGACCTCAATAAACCCTTTTTGCTACTGTTTTCTGAACCGAACTATCATATGAATGCGATCATTGGCGCTAACAACAGCATGGTAACCTATTATTTCTCCGTTGATCGTGCTGCACATTTAGATTACTGTGACATCGTGTTTACCGGCGTAGATGAGCAACTGAGAGGCACAAGGGAGGCGGTAGAGATGCGAAATCTTGTGACGGACTATACGAAGACCTTTTTTGATCATTACATCCTGCAAAATGCTGCACGTGTGGAAAGCCTGTCATATGATGGCGTAGACTTAATCAAGAAAACCAGCAACAAGTGA
- a CDS encoding TetR/AcrR family transcriptional regulator: protein MPKNTFFRLNEARREDICNRAMHLFVDHLYEDITMKMVLDRLSMHPGTFYRYFEDKDDLYCLLIRHVTKKRAAYFHNNNEDSLFQFFLTGLFDNTNGIATEPLNELEIKLVETFLHIPENTLLKVYLNVLKGESFPLIKDMLRRMRVDGYLRPDIDDDLISFMFESMQFNLVMFFREFDIKDSNLQHKMSKYFADFMGHGLLRDDKYAEVVSDLKKAKE, encoded by the coding sequence ATGCCAAAAAATACTTTTTTTCGATTAAATGAAGCAAGGCGTGAGGACATATGTAATCGTGCTATGCATCTTTTTGTTGATCATCTTTACGAGGATATAACGATGAAGATGGTTTTGGATCGTTTGTCCATGCATCCCGGAACTTTTTATCGGTATTTTGAAGACAAAGATGACCTTTATTGTCTCTTAATACGACATGTGACCAAGAAAAGAGCTGCGTATTTTCATAACAACAATGAAGATTCTCTTTTTCAATTTTTCCTTACTGGCTTATTTGACAACACTAATGGCATTGCGACTGAGCCATTGAATGAACTGGAAATCAAACTCGTTGAAACATTTTTACACATTCCAGAGAACACCTTACTAAAAGTATATTTGAATGTGCTAAAGGGCGAGTCATTCCCCTTAATCAAGGACATGTTACGCCGCATGAGGGTTGATGGATATCTACGACCTGATATTGATGACGACCTCATTTCTTTTATGTTTGAATCTATGCAGTTTAATTTAGTCATGTTTTTTAGGGAATTCGATATTAAGGATTCTAACCTGCAGCATAAGATGAGCAAGTACTTTGCTGACTTTATGGGTCATGGGCTGCTTAGAGATGATAAATATGCTGAAGTTGTTAGCGATCTCAAGAAAGCCAAGGAATAA
- a CDS encoding alpha/beta hydrolase fold domain-containing protein, translating to MSVEIVNGERSEESIQFEKLFASQSNKESFSSIENTKKFLDQKGIENTKPYAIGDDVKLISEIKEQTFEGMQVFTLNDQTSQKQKVILYIHGGAWTNQPLNFHWWFMDKMAQSLNAKVVAPIYPKVPHYSCQDTYLKILNLYKDLLKTVESANQLTIMGDSAGGNISLGLAHLLKKEGLPQPKDIILLSACVDMSLSNPLMFEYAKKDPILGPEGMEVIAKIWTADKNVTDPLISPIYGDFKGLGKITHFIGTHDMLYPDAIKLDEKLTEQGIDIKTLVYPEMLHVFVVMPIPEAQDAQEKIIQVINR from the coding sequence ATGAGTGTGGAAATTGTTAATGGAGAACGTTCTGAAGAAAGTATTCAATTTGAAAAATTATTCGCTTCCCAAAGTAATAAAGAGAGTTTTTCTAGTATTGAAAACACAAAGAAATTTCTTGATCAAAAAGGAATAGAAAATACGAAGCCTTATGCCATTGGAGATGATGTGAAGTTAATTAGTGAGATAAAAGAGCAGACATTCGAAGGCATGCAAGTTTTCACTTTGAATGACCAAACGTCACAAAAACAAAAAGTCATTCTATATATACATGGCGGCGCGTGGACAAATCAGCCTTTGAATTTCCATTGGTGGTTCATGGATAAGATGGCGCAATCACTCAATGCGAAAGTTGTGGCTCCTATTTACCCAAAAGTGCCTCATTATAGCTGCCAGGATACCTATCTGAAAATCCTAAACCTATATAAAGACCTTCTGAAAACTGTTGAAAGTGCCAATCAATTGACGATCATGGGAGATTCAGCTGGCGGGAATATCTCACTTGGTCTGGCGCACCTTTTAAAGAAGGAAGGTCTGCCGCAGCCGAAGGATATTATTTTATTATCTGCATGTGTTGACATGAGCTTAAGCAATCCTCTAATGTTTGAATATGCAAAAAAGGACCCGATTCTAGGTCCTGAAGGAATGGAAGTCATTGCAAAGATTTGGACAGCTGACAAAAATGTAACTGACCCATTGATCAGTCCCATTTACGGTGACTTTAAAGGACTTGGGAAGATTACTCATTTTATTGGAACACATGATATGTTATATCCAGATGCCATAAAGCTTGATGAAAAACTAACAGAACAAGGAATTGACATAAAAACCCTTGTTTATCCTGAAATGCTTCATGTATTTGTTGTCATGCCAATCCCTGAGGCACAAGATGCTCAGGAGAAAATCATTCAGGTAATCAATCGTTAG
- a CDS encoding TetR/AcrR family transcriptional regulator — protein sequence MNNSNRHIISRRSRPAKEPLSRELIVKTAYSLLKEQGIEGMSMRKVAKALDTGPASLYVYVNNFQELSAYVLDYGLGQMVYPDSVDGTWKEKLCEILHTYFLLLLEKPGLAEISLSTIPQGTNFLQLTEHILAALHEGGIKSTSAAWGVDLLLLYVSSVAYEKVSWKKQGSSQISDTKKAFHDADKTRFPFIHSVKEEMFAGDPVSMERFRWGIDVILYGIQKESN from the coding sequence ATGAACAATTCAAATCGTCATATTATAAGTCGCCGGTCTCGGCCGGCTAAAGAGCCCTTAAGCCGTGAGCTTATTGTTAAAACTGCCTATTCGCTTCTTAAGGAGCAAGGGATAGAGGGCATGAGTATGCGTAAGGTGGCTAAAGCATTGGATACGGGACCTGCATCCTTGTATGTCTACGTGAACAATTTTCAAGAACTAAGTGCTTACGTATTGGATTATGGTCTCGGCCAAATGGTTTATCCAGATTCAGTGGATGGCACATGGAAAGAAAAGTTATGTGAAATATTGCATACTTATTTCCTGCTGCTATTAGAAAAACCTGGTCTTGCTGAAATTTCTCTTTCCACCATTCCACAAGGAACGAACTTTCTTCAGTTGACCGAACATATTCTCGCTGCATTGCATGAAGGCGGGATCAAATCTACATCCGCTGCATGGGGAGTAGACCTGTTACTGTTATACGTATCTTCCGTAGCTTACGAAAAGGTCTCTTGGAAGAAACAAGGCTCTTCGCAGATTTCAGACACAAAAAAAGCATTTCATGATGCAGACAAAACGCGTTTTCCTTTCATTCATAGTGTAAAAGAAGAAATGTTTGCAGGTGATCCCGTATCAATGGAACGGTTCCGATGGGGAATTGACGTCATTTTGTATGGAATCCAGAAAGAAAGCAATTAG